One part of the Ancylomarina subtilis genome encodes these proteins:
- a CDS encoding PhoH family protein, whose protein sequence is MTTEKKIFVLDTNVILHDFNSIFKFDEHDVLIPITVLEELDKFKRGNDLINFHAREFTRELDKLSGDLLFSDGVALGNGRGRLFIETGKEFSAKMKVSFHENIPDHRILAIAEFVKNENPDRITILVSKDINLRMKAKSLGIMSEDFKNDQVKDIDNMMSLGIQTLDDFSSEKIAELYQGEDGLTESDLNLDFELTGHRYFILKNNSTSALAHFNPVDKKITRVEKPSAYGIYPRNAEQTFSFDALLDPSINLVALTGTAGTGKTLLALASALQQSEQFDQIYLARPIVALANKDLGYLPGDAKEKISPYMQPLFDNLAVIKKKFNAHSKQYLYIDELLKEEKLQITPLAYIRGRSLSNAFFIVDEAQNLTPHEIKTIITRAGEGTKMIFTGDIEQIDSPYLDKKSNGLAYLSDKMKDQEIFAHINLIKGERSYLAELASKLL, encoded by the coding sequence ATGACCACCGAAAAAAAGATTTTTGTATTAGACACCAATGTTATTCTTCACGATTTTAATTCAATATTTAAATTTGACGAACACGATGTTCTGATTCCCATTACAGTTCTCGAAGAACTGGATAAATTTAAAAGAGGAAACGATTTAATCAATTTCCATGCTCGCGAGTTTACCCGCGAACTCGATAAGCTCTCTGGCGATCTTCTTTTTAGTGATGGTGTAGCCCTGGGAAATGGACGAGGCAGATTATTTATTGAAACGGGTAAAGAATTCTCCGCTAAAATGAAGGTTTCTTTCCACGAAAACATCCCGGATCACAGAATATTAGCTATTGCAGAATTCGTTAAAAATGAAAATCCGGATCGAATAACCATACTTGTTTCCAAGGATATCAATCTGAGAATGAAAGCTAAATCTTTAGGCATAATGTCCGAAGATTTTAAAAATGATCAGGTTAAAGATATCGACAATATGATGAGTTTGGGTATACAAACCCTGGATGATTTTTCTTCCGAGAAAATTGCGGAACTCTATCAAGGCGAGGATGGACTTACAGAATCGGATTTAAATTTAGATTTTGAACTTACAGGGCATCGTTACTTTATTTTAAAAAATAATAGCACAAGCGCTTTAGCACATTTCAATCCGGTTGATAAAAAAATTACCCGAGTTGAAAAACCGAGTGCTTATGGCATTTATCCTCGTAATGCTGAACAAACATTTTCATTTGATGCACTGCTTGATCCTAGCATTAACTTAGTCGCTTTAACAGGAACAGCAGGGACAGGAAAAACCTTATTGGCTTTAGCATCTGCCCTCCAACAATCAGAACAATTTGATCAGATTTATTTAGCACGACCGATTGTGGCACTTGCCAACAAAGACCTGGGTTATCTCCCTGGCGATGCAAAAGAAAAAATCAGCCCATACATGCAGCCTCTTTTCGACAATTTAGCTGTGATTAAGAAAAAGTTTAATGCGCATAGCAAACAATACCTCTATATAGACGAATTACTGAAAGAGGAAAAACTGCAAATCACACCCCTGGCTTACATCAGAGGTCGAAGCCTATCGAATGCATTCTTCATTGTTGATGAAGCTCAGAATTTAACCCCCCATGAAATTAAAACAATTATAACACGTGCTGGTGAAGGAACTAAAATGATATTCACGGGTGATATTGAACAAATTGATTCCCCTTATCTGGATAAAAAATCAAATGGCCTCGCTTATCTTTCAGACAAGATGAAAGATCAGGAGATTTTTGCACACATCAATCTGATAAAAGGAGAACGCAGTTATCTGGCTGAATTGGCGAGTAAATTACTCTAA
- a CDS encoding bifunctional folylpolyglutamate synthase/dihydrofolate synthase: MNYQETISYLFNQLPMFQRTGKAAYKANLDTTLALDAYFEHPHQQFKCIHVAGTNGKGSVSHTLASVLQSAGYKVGLYTSPHLRDFRERVKINGEMISEEAVVDFVASHKKKFEELSPSFFEMTVALAFDYFAKEKVDIAVVEVGLGGRLDSTNIIDPLLSVITNISFDHTSLLGNTIPVIAGEKAGIIKTNTPVIIGEKHNQSQPVFIETAKQQSAPILFAEDEFELLNTELQENYRHLKFKDLMSGELISLESDLLGIYQVKNIRTALVALKMMNEIGFNLSDQIIKDGISKIVAQTSLMGRWQRLGYNPGIICDTGHNVAGISEILKQLNSLRFEKLHMVIGMVDDKDINEVLNLLPKKATYYFTKASIPRALNEEILKEKADKFQLIGKTYTNVSDALNAAKLVAKSDDLIFVGGSTFVVAEVV; this comes from the coding sequence ATGAACTATCAGGAAACTATCAGCTACTTATTCAATCAGTTACCTATGTTTCAACGAACAGGGAAGGCTGCTTATAAGGCAAATTTAGATACAACTTTAGCTTTGGATGCGTATTTTGAACACCCGCATCAGCAATTTAAATGCATTCATGTAGCAGGGACAAATGGGAAAGGGTCTGTATCTCATACTTTAGCTTCTGTTTTGCAATCTGCGGGTTATAAAGTTGGTTTGTACACTTCACCTCATTTGCGTGATTTTCGTGAGCGGGTGAAAATCAATGGCGAGATGATTTCCGAAGAAGCGGTTGTCGATTTTGTGGCTTCACACAAAAAAAAGTTTGAAGAACTGTCACCTTCATTTTTTGAAATGACGGTTGCTTTGGCCTTCGATTATTTTGCCAAAGAGAAAGTTGATATCGCCGTTGTGGAAGTTGGTTTGGGTGGTCGTTTGGATTCGACTAATATTATTGATCCCTTGTTGAGTGTCATTACCAATATCAGCTTTGATCATACCAGTTTATTGGGAAATACGATTCCAGTTATTGCCGGAGAGAAAGCGGGGATTATTAAAACGAATACCCCGGTTATTATTGGTGAGAAACACAATCAGTCTCAACCAGTTTTTATTGAAACGGCTAAACAGCAATCAGCTCCAATTCTATTTGCCGAAGATGAATTTGAATTGCTGAATACCGAATTACAAGAGAATTATCGTCATTTAAAGTTTAAAGACTTAATGTCTGGAGAATTGATTTCGTTGGAGTCGGATTTGTTGGGAATTTATCAGGTTAAGAATATCAGAACTGCTCTTGTTGCTCTTAAGATGATGAATGAGATAGGTTTTAACCTATCAGATCAAATTATTAAAGACGGAATTTCTAAGATCGTTGCGCAGACCTCGCTTATGGGGCGTTGGCAACGTTTGGGATATAATCCTGGAATTATTTGCGACACTGGGCATAATGTTGCAGGAATTTCTGAGATATTGAAGCAGCTTAACTCTCTAAGATTTGAAAAGTTGCATATGGTAATTGGCATGGTAGACGATAAGGATATCAATGAAGTCTTGAATTTATTGCCCAAAAAAGCGACTTATTATTTTACAAAGGCCTCTATACCCAGAGCTTTGAATGAGGAAATATTAAAAGAGAAAGCAGATAAATTTCAATTAATAGGCAAGACTTATACGAATGTCTCAGATGCACTTAATGCAGCCAAGCTTGTGGCTAAAAGTGATGACTTGATCTTTGTTGGGGGGAGTACATTTGTTGTTGCTGAGGTTGTTTAG
- a CDS encoding phosphatase codes for MKILKFAAIDIGSNAIRLLFTNVIEKNGESYMKKSSLIRVPIRLGADTFMHKNISPEKEKKMVEAMIAFRKLMNVHEVVAYRACATSAMREANNGMQLIQKIKKEADIDIDLISGKEEASIIFSNNLSSIIDPAKNYLYVDVGGGSTEITLFSGGIAHFSCSFDVGTIKILKNCVPLNEFIRIKECLLDICSAKDNIELIGSGGNINKIFKYASPRKERVLSYHELQEIHSLFSSMSYDDLMINYDMNPDRADVIIPAATIFLSIMEWANSNVIQIPKIGVSDGIIHQLYQEYSSPKVMA; via the coding sequence ATGAAGATTTTAAAATTTGCCGCCATAGATATTGGTTCCAATGCCATCCGTTTGTTATTCACGAATGTTATTGAGAAGAATGGTGAGTCATACATGAAAAAATCTTCACTCATTAGGGTGCCTATTCGTTTAGGTGCCGATACGTTTATGCACAAAAACATTTCTCCTGAGAAAGAAAAAAAAATGGTTGAAGCCATGATTGCATTCCGTAAACTAATGAATGTTCATGAAGTCGTTGCCTATCGTGCCTGTGCCACCTCAGCAATGAGAGAAGCCAACAACGGCATGCAACTCATTCAAAAAATAAAAAAAGAAGCCGATATTGATATTGATTTAATATCCGGAAAAGAAGAAGCCAGTATCATTTTTTCCAACAATCTCTCTTCAATTATCGATCCCGCAAAAAATTACCTTTATGTTGATGTGGGGGGTGGTAGTACTGAAATTACCCTTTTTTCAGGTGGAATTGCTCATTTCTCATGTTCTTTTGATGTTGGGACCATTAAAATTCTAAAAAACTGTGTTCCTCTTAACGAATTCATTCGCATAAAAGAATGTTTACTTGATATTTGTTCAGCAAAAGATAATATCGAACTGATTGGTTCCGGCGGTAACATCAATAAAATATTCAAATATGCCAGCCCCAGAAAGGAACGTGTGCTTAGCTATCATGAGCTGCAGGAAATTCACTCCTTATTCAGCAGCATGTCTTACGACGATCTGATGATTAATTACGATATGAATCCCGATCGGGCCGATGTTATTATTCCTGCCGCAACCATTTTCCTTAGTATTATGGAATGGGCCAACTCAAATGTGATCCAAATTCCAAAAATTGGAGTTTCCGATGGCATTATACATCAACTTTACCAAGAGTACTCTAGTCCAAAAGTTATGGCATAG